Genomic window (Verrucomicrobiota bacterium JB022):
CCTCCGGGTTGGCGAGGAAAAAACCGCCCGCCTTGGAAGCCATCCAGCGCGTCACCGCCTGCGTGCCGCTGACGTCGTCCAGCTGACGCGCGCGATCCAGCGGATTGATGGCTCCGCTGTGTTGCGCATGAGTGGGCTGCGACCATTTGTAGACGAGCGAGACGGAGACGCCGAGTTCTTGCGCCAACTCCTTGGGACTACGTTGGGTCAGACACTGCTTGACGATCTCGTGAGACTCCATGCCCCCTACATAGGAAGCGCGGAGGCCGCTGGCAAGCACCACGATGGGAGAAGTGAGCCCTTACGAGCGCACCAAGTCCGGTTCTTCGAGGGATTTCTCGATCAGATTGATCAGTTGCTCCGCCCGAAATGGCTTGCCCAGGTAGGTATCGAAGCCCATCGACTCAAAGCGCTCGCGGTCGCCTGGCAGGGAAAAGGCAGTAAAGGCCACCATCACGGTCTTGTCGTATTCGGGCAACTGGCGCAGCTGCTCCAAGGCATTGATCCCGGTGGTCTCCCCCAGATTGATGTCGAGGAAGACGAGATGGTAGCGCACTTCATTTGCCCGCTCGAGCGCATCCTCCGCCGTGAGCACAAAATCGATATCGTAACGGTCTTGCAGGAGCAATCGCATCACCTTCACCGTGTGGGCGTTGTCTTCCACCACGAGGATCGGGCCTTTTCGCTTGCCCGTGGCACCCGGGATCTTGAGGCCCAGGCCCGTCGACTCCCCCCCAGTGGGCTTCTCGGCCTCGACGCCAACAGCCAGAGGCAACGAGACAATGAAGCGGGTGCCTTGATCGACCTCGCTTTGCACCTCGATCCGCCCGTTCATCAGCTGCACCAGCTGGTAGGTAATGGCGAGCCCCAAGCCGCTGCCCTCATGCCGGCGGTCTTCACCACTCGATTCCTGCTCGAAGGGGCGGAAAAGACGCTCGCGAAACTCAGGCGAAATGCCGCGCCCAGTATCCTCCACGGTGAAGCGAGCCATCTGCTCCGCCCGCTCGACCTTGATGCAGATGCGGCCGTTTTGCGTAAATTTGATGCTGTTACCCAGCAGGTTGACGAGGACGCGGTGGAGCGCCGACTGGTCGGCCTCGATCGGCAAGCCATCGTCGCAGCCCTCCAGAGACAATTCGTTCCCGGCATCGCGGGCCTGCAGCTTCATGATGCTGGCGGTCTCTCGAATCTCCTGGCAGAGATCGACCGGCTTGATGCTGAGCTTCGTCTTTCCACTCTCCAGCCGTGCGAGGTCCAACACGGAGTTGATCGTCGCGAGCAGGCGCTGGCTGTTGCTGTGCAGCAAGTCCGCCATTTCCTGCAGCTCCAGGTCGGCCTTTTCCTTCAAGATCTCCGCCATGCCGATGATGCTCGTCAACGGCGTGCGGATTTCATGGCTCATGTTGGAGAGGAAGTTGGACTTGGCGCGACTTGCGGCCTCGGCTTCCTCCTTAGCCACCACCATTGCGACTTGGGCCTGCTTCTGCGTGTGGATGTCTGTCGAGCTCGCCACCCAGTAATCCGCCGATTCATTGGCCGAACGCAGCGGAATGACACGGACCAACTGCCAGCGGTATTCCCCCTCTGCCGTCCGCAGGCGGTATTCATTGGCAAACTGCTGCTTGTCACGAATCGCCGTGGTCCACTCAGCTTGCAGTGCGCTACGATCGTCCGGATGCACGACCTCGTCGATAAACGCTTCCGTCGGGTCTACCTTTAACAAAGCGGCATGCTCGCGCCAGCGGCGGTTGGAGTATGTCACCTTGCCCTGCTCGTTGAGAATCCAGACAAACTGAGGCAAGGAATCGAGGCACACCTCCCAGCGGTGCGACAGACGGTCGGCCCGTTGTTCTGCCCGACGCATACGCAGGAGCGAGTTGACTGTAGCGATCAACTCGCGCGGGCGGATCGGGTCGCGCAAGTAACCATCGGCACCACTTTCGAGGCCTTCGATCACATCGTCGGAATCCACAAAGGCAGCGGATGTCTGCAAGATCGGGATCGAACTCGTGCGCTCGTGTGCGCGCAGTTGGCGGCACACCTGATAGCCGATCATGTCCGGCAGCTTTACGTCGAGAATGATCAGGGAGGGGCCACGCTCAGCCAGTTGCAGGCCTTCCTCACCCGTTCCGGCTTCCATCACCACGTATCCGGCGCGTTCCAGGTAGCGACGGAGCGTATAACGGTTGGTTTCCTGATCGTCGATGATCAGAATCGTATTTTGTTCTTGGCTTAACATTCGGGCGTGGAAGCGGTTCGTGCCTTCTGGAGCTGACGTAAAGCATGGTCGAGCGCGAGGTGAGCGGCCTGCGAGTCACCCATCTCCATCTTTTCGAGAAAAACCGGAGCGAAACTTTCTGCAATCTCCGAAGGCACGGAATATTGGGACTCTGCACTGTTGATGACAATAGGGACTTTCCGCAACTGAGGATGCGATTTTAGTGCATCCATCACCTCCCAGCCTGTCATGCGCGGCATTTGCAGGTCAAGCACGACGAGGTCCACGGGCTCGCGCTGCAACAGTTGCCACGCCTCCTGGCCGTCGGGGGCCTCCAGCACTTCGTCAAACCGCTGACGCAGCAAGTTGGCCAGCCAGTAGCGGTAGGCTTCGTTGTCTTCAGCCAGCAACACACGGTTGGCGGCGAGCGGCTCACCCTCCGGCTCAAGCTCCTCTGTATCCACCTCCGCGATACCGCTCTCCGGCAGAGCGAGGCGTTGGGTAGGATCGCGCGGCAGATAGAGCGTGAAGCGCGACCCCTGCCCCAGCACGCTCGAAACCGTCAAGTAGCCGCCCAGCATCTGGGCCAGGCGTTGCGACAACGAGAGACCGAGGCCGGTGCCTTTGGCCCGCTTTTGCAGGTGGTTCTCGATCTGGATAAATTCTTCGAAGATCCGCTCCAGGTTTTCTCGGGCAATGCCGATGCCTGTATCGCTGACGGAAAAGCGCACCATCTCGGCGTCGTGCTCAACGGTGAGGCGGACTTCGCCGCGCTCGGTAAATTTCAGCGCGTTGGAAATCAGATTGCGCAGGATTTGGGTCAGCTTGCCGTCGTCGGTCTCCCACTTCAGGTCTTGCTGCGGCTCTTCGATCAGCAGCTCCACTTCCGACTGCTGGGCCTGCAGCGGTCGCATGAGCCCTTTCAGGCTCGCAAGCACGGAACGGAGCGATACCAGGGTATAGTATACCGTGAGCTTGCCCGATTCTGCTTTGGCCAGGTCAAGTAAGTCGTTGACCAGCCCCAGCAGGGTATCGCCCGCGTGCTGAATCAGCGATACCTGCTTTTCCTGCTCGCTCGTCAGGTCTCCGTCGAAGCGATCGAGCAGCATGCTACTGAGGTTGACGATCGACTTGAGCGGCGTGCGAAACTCGTGCGTGATGTTGGAGAGGAAGCGCTGCTTCATCTCGGCAGACTGCCGGACGGACTCCGCCTTTGCCTCCAGCTCCGCATACAAGGCCACAACGCCACGATTGGTTTCCTCAATCTCCCGGTTGAGTTCGGCACTCTCCCGGCGGCGCTGTTTCAACTCGTAGAGCACGTCGAGGCAGCCGCCTGCGTCGAGCGGCGTATCGAAAATCCGCAACTGAGGGTCAGTCGTCAGCTCCAGCCCGTCTTCGATCAACTGTGTAGACACCGCGAGGCGCTGAGTCTGCTGCCGAAATGACTCCAACCATTGCCCCGGCGTCTGCTTGGCCCAGGTTACGCGCACTCCCGGGCGGTTCTTTTCTCCAATGGGCTCCACCCGCAGCTTCAAGCCATCCTGCAAGCCCAGCTGTAGCAGCTCTTCCAGAATCAGCCCATAACTGACGCGGCTGCCTCCATCGAGCTTCAAACAAGTCAGCACGTCCCGCCATTCCTGCAGGAAGCGGGGCATCTGATCAGGGCTGTGAAGCTCAGAGTGAGGCATAGAAGGTCATGCCAGCGGAGGGAAGACGAGGACGCCAACGTCGTCGCGACCACGCCCGAATTGCTTAAAAAGGTATGCGGCTACGATCATGGGATCCTGGTGCCAGAAATCATGCGATGCCGGCAGCTGCCAACGGGATTGCAGGCCGTCGGTGGCCATGATGAAGGCCTGATTGGGGTTGAGCCCGTAGGACATCGCAGTGGCGCGGGATTTTTCGACCCCCACGATGCCGTTGGATGTAAGCAGGTGTTTGCTCGTAGAACGATCGACAATCAACCCTTGGACGTTGCCCAAGCTGCTGAATTCGACATCCCGCTGGCCACGATTGATGCGGGCCAACGCCACCGCAGCCCCACGAGTCCGGCGCAGTTCGTGGTGCATCTGGTCGATCATCTGCGGCAATGGCTGTCGCGGGTCTTGCTGCGACATGTGCTGAAAACAATCTTGCGCAGCCAAGACCGCACGTGCAGCGTCGGGCCCGTGACCCAAGCCGTCTGCCAGGAAGGCGAGCGTAAAATCGGGCATGCGCTGCAGGCTCCAGCCATCTCCGGAGACCTGCTCGTTGGGATGCGGCACCAGCAGCCCTGCAACGGCCTCGGGCAGTTCACGAGGCTTGGCAGGCTGCTTCGGCTTCCGCCCCAGAAAACGCATCAGGAAAATGGAGCCCTGTTGAGGCTGGGAAAAGATCGCAAAGTGGTCGCACAAGCGTTTGAGCGCCCCAAGCCCAGTGCCCATGGAGCCGGCGGAGGAGTAGCCGTCTTGCAGGCAGCGCTCCACATCCACCATGCCAGGCCCGTTGTCGATCGCCAGCACATCAAGCTGGGTGTCGTCTTCCGAAGCGATCGTCTGCGCGACGATCATGCCGCGCCCGGCGTGCTTGATGATGTTTCGAGCCGCCTCCTGGACGGTGATCTCGATGCGCGAGACGGTAGAATCGCTGAAGGCGTGGCGTTTTGCCAGCTCCACTATCTGCCGCCTCGCCCAGCCGACATCGCCTCGCTCCGCCACGGGCTGGCGGGCAATGGCAGTGCCACGAAGCATCATAACCATCGCGTAATCGCGACCTTGGTACCTGCGCCGGGTGTGGATTGGAGCTCGAACTCATTGCTGAGGCGCTTGGCTCCACCCAACCCCAAGCCTAAGCCTGAGCCGGTCGAATACCCATCTTGCAGGGCTTTTTCGATGTTCTCAATGCCGGGCCCTTGGTCGACAATCGTCAGACGAATGCCGGTCCGGGTGTGTTGGGAAATTTTTTCGATGGTTGCCATACCTCCGCCTCCATAAATTAGCGCATTACGTGCCAATTCACTGGTGGCGGTGACGAGTTTCGTCTGGTCGATCAACGAAAATCCCAACTCACTGGCAAGCTTGCGGACAGCTTGGCGGACGTAGACGACATCTGGCTCGGTTGAGATCGGCAACTGAAGGCCGTCATTCCCGCTCATCGGTTTCCTCCTCGCCCCACTCGGCGGGCAATTTGCGCAGAATTCGCATGCCCTGGTCGATATTCAGTGCAGTTTGCACACCACTGAGCGACAAGCCCAGTTCGACCAAGGTGATTGCAACGGCGGGTTGCATACCGACCACAATGGTGTGGCAGTCCTGAATCCGGGCCATGGCGGAAATGTCGGCCAGCATGCGACCGATGAACGAATCGACGATTTCGAGGCCGGAAATGTCGATCAGGACCCCCCGCGCATGGTGGCGGGAGATGTTGTTCGTCAGGTCGTCCTGCAGGCGCATGGCCAGCGCATCGTCCAGGTCCATTTGGATGGAAACCAGGAGGAACTCTTCGACTCGTAGGATGGGAATCCGATACATGCGTCGCGTGCTTTAGATCTCGTCGATCTTCTGGCGCTTTTTCTTCAGCGCGAGAGCGAAAGCATCGGCCAGCGTGCCCTTGGTCGTGACGTTGCCCAACTCGACGCCGAGGTGGACGATCGTCTGAGCGATCTGCGGGCGGATGCCGCTGATGATACATTCAGCGCCCATCAGGCGGGCTGCCGTCACCGTCTTCAGCAAGTGCTGGGCGACGAGGGTGTCGACAGCCGGCACACCGGTGATGTCGATGATCGCGATGTCGGAACCAGTCGCGACGATCTTTTGCAGCAGGCTCTCCATCACCGTTTGCGTGCGCTCGCTGTCCAGCGTGCCGATGACCGGCAGCGCCAGGATGCCCTTCCAGAGGCTTACGACCGGGGTCGAGAGCTCCAGCAAGTCTTGCTGCTGGCGCTGGATAATAGCCTCGCGGGTCGCGATAAAGACTTCGGTCGTGTTCAGGCCGAGGCGGTCGAGCAGCATCGTGGACTGCCAGATGTCTTCGAGCAGGGCGACCGTATCGTTGTCGTCGTGGGCCAGCTTCAGCTCGCGGAAGAGCGGGCGCTTGAGGGAAAAGACAAACGTAGCGGTTTCGGTGGGCGTAAAGCCTTGTTCGCTGCGAGAGCGGGAGAGCTCGTCGAGCAGGTCGCGCAACTCGTCGTAGGCCGCCGTTTTTTCCGGGTTAACCCCTGCGACCTTGATCGCCTTGCGGAGCAGGTCGAGGAAGCGCGCGGCTTGGTCGCGCAGTTCGCTTTCGCGGATGAGGCTGAGGAGACGCCCTCCGTCGACTTGCAGCTCAGCGATCCAGGTATCCAGGATGCGGTCGAGGTGCTTTTCGATGACGAGGGGGAGGAGAGAATTGGCCGAGTTTTGCGGGGCGGTGGTCATGAGAAAACTGTCTTTTCACATGCCTACCCGTTTTTCGGCCCCACGGGAAGGGTAAAAGCAGATTATCTCTTCTGCACTTTGTCCAGTCGCCCAGGGTCCTCCATGTGCCTGACTTCGAAAGTGTCTTCCGGCTCCGAGCGAAACGACTGCCCTTGCCAGATGCGCTTTTCGAGGCCGAT
Coding sequences:
- a CDS encoding anti-sigma regulatory factor, whose translation is MSGNDGLQLPISTEPDVVYVRQAVRKLASELGFSLIDQTKLVTATSELARNALIYGGGGMATIEKISQHTRTGIRLTIVDQGPGIENIEKALQDGYSTGSGLGLGLGGAKRLSNEFELQSTPGAGTKVAITRWL
- a CDS encoding ATP-binding protein translates to MPRFLQEWRDVLTCLKLDGGSRVSYGLILEELLQLGLQDGLKLRVEPIGEKNRPGVRVTWAKQTPGQWLESFRQQTQRLAVSTQLIEDGLELTTDPQLRIFDTPLDAGGCLDVLYELKQRRRESAELNREIEETNRGVVALYAELEAKAESVRQSAEMKQRFLSNITHEFRTPLKSIVNLSSMLLDRFDGDLTSEQEKQVSLIQHAGDTLLGLVNDLLDLAKAESGKLTVYYTLVSLRSVLASLKGLMRPLQAQQSEVELLIEEPQQDLKWETDDGKLTQILRNLISNALKFTERGEVRLTVEHDAEMVRFSVSDTGIGIARENLERIFEEFIQIENHLQKRAKGTGLGLSLSQRLAQMLGGYLTVSSVLGQGSRFTLYLPRDPTQRLALPESGIAEVDTEELEPEGEPLAANRVLLAEDNEAYRYWLANLLRQRFDEVLEAPDGQEAWQLLQREPVDLVVLDLQMPRMTGWEVMDALKSHPQLRKVPIVINSAESQYSVPSEIAESFAPVFLEKMEMGDSQAAHLALDHALRQLQKARTASTPEC
- a CDS encoding ATP-binding protein/SpoIIE family protein phosphatase, translating into MVMMLRGTAIARQPVAERGDVGWARRQIVELAKRHAFSDSTVSRIEITVQEAARNIIKHAGRGMIVAQTIASEDDTQLDVLAIDNGPGMVDVERCLQDGYSSAGSMGTGLGALKRLCDHFAIFSQPQQGSIFLMRFLGRKPKQPAKPRELPEAVAGLLVPHPNEQVSGDGWSLQRMPDFTLAFLADGLGHGPDAARAVLAAQDCFQHMSQQDPRQPLPQMIDQMHHELRRTRGAAVALARINRGQRDVEFSSLGNVQGLIVDRSTSKHLLTSNGIVGVEKSRATAMSYGLNPNQAFIMATDGLQSRWQLPASHDFWHQDPMIVAAYLFKQFGRGRDDVGVLVFPPLA
- a CDS encoding response regulator, whose protein sequence is MLSQEQNTILIIDDQETNRYTLRRYLERAGYVVMEAGTGEEGLQLAERGPSLIILDVKLPDMIGYQVCRQLRAHERTSSIPILQTSAAFVDSDDVIEGLESGADGYLRDPIRPRELIATVNSLLRMRRAEQRADRLSHRWEVCLDSLPQFVWILNEQGKVTYSNRRWREHAALLKVDPTEAFIDEVVHPDDRSALQAEWTTAIRDKQQFANEYRLRTAEGEYRWQLVRVIPLRSANESADYWVASSTDIHTQKQAQVAMVVAKEEAEAASRAKSNFLSNMSHEIRTPLTSIIGMAEILKEKADLELQEMADLLHSNSQRLLATINSVLDLARLESGKTKLSIKPVDLCQEIRETASIMKLQARDAGNELSLEGCDDGLPIEADQSALHRVLVNLLGNSIKFTQNGRICIKVERAEQMARFTVEDTGRGISPEFRERLFRPFEQESSGEDRRHEGSGLGLAITYQLVQLMNGRIEVQSEVDQGTRFIVSLPLAVGVEAEKPTGGESTGLGLKIPGATGKRKGPILVVEDNAHTVKVMRLLLQDRYDIDFVLTAEDALERANEVRYHLVFLDINLGETTGINALEQLRQLPEYDKTVMVAFTAFSLPGDRERFESMGFDTYLGKPFRAEQLINLIEKSLEEPDLVRS
- a CDS encoding STAS domain-containing protein, giving the protein MTTAPQNSANSLLPLVIEKHLDRILDTWIAELQVDGGRLLSLIRESELRDQAARFLDLLRKAIKVAGVNPEKTAAYDELRDLLDELSRSRSEQGFTPTETATFVFSLKRPLFRELKLAHDDNDTVALLEDIWQSTMLLDRLGLNTTEVFIATREAIIQRQQQDLLELSTPVVSLWKGILALPVIGTLDSERTQTVMESLLQKIVATGSDIAIIDITGVPAVDTLVAQHLLKTVTAARLMGAECIISGIRPQIAQTIVHLGVELGNVTTKGTLADAFALALKKKRQKIDEI
- a CDS encoding STAS domain-containing protein encodes the protein MYRIPILRVEEFLLVSIQMDLDDALAMRLQDDLTNNISRHHARGVLIDISGLEIVDSFIGRMLADISAMARIQDCHTIVVGMQPAVAITLVELGLSLSGVQTALNIDQGMRILRKLPAEWGEEETDERE